The genomic interval actgtgcaccagtgaACTAGGCAAGGTCcaaaaagacatggatgagcgagttttgTGTGAAGGCCAGTATGTATTGGTATCCTGACCTCAagctgatagaacacctttaggatgaattagagtggagactgcaAGTCAGGCCTTTTtatccaacatcagtgtctgacctcacaaatgcacttctagaagaatggtcaaaatttCCCATAAACCCTTCCCTTGCCAGCTGAGTCATCACAACAAATGGTGGGCCAACTCAAttttaaaccctacggattctAATGTTCTAAAACTTTGGGCAATATAGTGCATGTTTGTCCGCCACAGAGCAGGCTGCTTGTTGAAATACATTTGTATAAATGAAACACTGATACTTACAGTTATTTAAACAGTTAATGAAAGCTTCAGCAGCATAGCAGTTTGGTTTGTGAATGGGTTCCACCAGAGTTTCTCCACTGTCTCCTTACCTAATCAGATGGTTTGTTTGATTTTATCAGGAGGACAGTGCTCTCTGTTGTTTGTAAAAGGCACTGCAGTTGATACTAGGGGAAAACATTGAGTGAGCCTTATATTCCCATGAGAAGTACAAGGAAGTGGAATGAAAAATACTGCAATAAAATAGCTGAATTTGCAGTATACCACACAAACTGTATGTCCATTCTACACAAAGCTGTCTGTAACCAATCTCATAACAATAAGAGGTGGACATCTGCACTCACAAGTCagtaagcaaataaataaagtattattattttttacttacatATAAACACTTTGCTTCTTCTACCCAGCAGTTATAGCTAGTCTTTAAATGTCTCTGGTGCATTAACCACTTCATACATGAATTAGAGTGTCACAATAAAGACTTCAAATAACTTTTAGCCTGAGACTCACTGATCCTTAACTAAAAGCTTTCAGGACCCTTGAGACAATCACTCAACACACCACATGATATTCAGTCATGTGGTACAGTCCAGTCAGACATTAAAGTCTAAatgcaaaaatacatttagaagCTTTTTCCACATATGCAACTATTACAAAGCTACTAAAAAAAACTGTGTTTTGGTACATAGAAAATCCTTCCTAAAATGTCACTGAAGCCTTAAAGATAGGAATGAAGCCTTTGGTTATGATAGAGTTCCTCTATGACTGGAGGTTGGTTTTGAATGTCAGCCTGAAATAAGTAAAACATTGACTGATCTGGGATCCTCTGTGGCCAACAAAGGATGTCTAAGCCTAAGGCATACATTAGGGCCCCAAAACAATTCTGTATCCATGAAAAATTATAGTACTTGGACTGAAAAATTGAATACTTTATATTAAAGTGGTCAGTGTTAAGGCTGTTTTTGTAGTAAATTGGTAAACAAATGGAAATTGCTTAagatttgtaataatataaaacgtgtttatgttattattattattattattattattattattattattattattatataaccaTCAGTGGATAAACCCATCATCACCTCGAAACCTGATGACCCCCAtggaaccaaaaaaaaaacgaaaaacaaAGGGATTGCAGACCTCATCTGAAACACAGCACTCTAAATGTTTAATCATAATCAGTTTATTTACatgctaaataaaatgcaaattcGTAATTGAAATCgtactgtaaaaatgtataattttgtgTTTACAGTTTTATTGAGGTGCATTCTGGGAGAGAATGATTGACATCGCGGCCATTTTGGCTCTGGCCAACCCGCTCCCATTGTGTGTGAGATAGTAAATACTGACACTGCCAGACAAGCCGAGCACAAATTTCACTGCGCGAATTAAAACACGTTCACCTGAGGTAAGTGCCCCAGTGCATCGCTGTCTTCTCTCTGATACACTTTTCAACAGCTTTGTAAAACTTTCCTCGagaataatgtttattttgagCGTTAAAACGTTAAAATCTCATCGTCTTTAAATGAGAAAGCCGATGGCGAGACGCGAGAGAAAACAGGCTCTCCTTTTCGTGTCGGAGGACACACTGAAATCCGTCCCACTTTCGTATGTCTCTATTTACTTCGGTTAAACGGCGAAAATTCGCGGCAGATATTACTTATAATCGACTATTTAGTTGCCCACGGATGCCTGCTACCGTATGGTGTTGTTGGTTTTGCGATGCGTGCATTggattttgaattttatttcaaAGTTTACGTCCTCCCCTGTGCTTCAATGCACGGACTCTCTAGTTGCCGTTCAAATTGCAGCCATAATCTTGCGGTTTAGGGCGGGGCTTAGACGGACTGATTTGCCCCCACAGCTGGCAGAACGGCCTGTGATTGGTTAGTTTTTTGAGCTCCTCAAATGCTATTGGCTACTGCTTGACTGTTGTTGTACAGTCACCTGTGATTGGTTAAAAGGCTGTCTCAGTCCAGACCGAGTGGTTGCTTTAATTTATTGCTTTTAATGTGACGCGCTGGAGGAAGTGGCCTGAAATAGCATATGAGACGGGGAGTCAAAAACCAAAACAAGTGTAGTGGCGTTATTTTTTGTAGAGATTTACTCACTTTCATAACTTAGTCTGTGCATGAgacttaatatttaatattaaacgGCTAAGAGTAAGTACAGATAAAATATTGTACgtaaacttcttttttttacattactggcttgtgtatatataaatgtgcCCATGATTTACTGACTTAACTGTACTCTTAAACAGTAGGTACTTTCCTTTTTCTCAGGTGATATTGACTAGCAATGGCCCGTACCAAGCAGACCGCTCGTAAATCCACTGGAGGAAAAGCTCCCCGTAAGCAGCTGGCTACCAAAGCTGCCCGCAAGAGCGCTCCCTCAACTGGAGGAGTCAAGAAACCTCATCGCTACAGGTGATAGTCCAGACCTGTAAATGTGCACAGCAAAAAAAGGTTTACTCTAATGAACCCTGCATTAAGCACAATTTCTGTCTGCAGGCCCGGTACTGTGGCTTTGCGTGAGATTCGTCGGTATCAGAAGTCCACTGAGCTGCTGATCCGCAAGCTACCGTTCCAGCGTCTGGTTCGAGAGATTGCCCAGGACTTCAAAACTGACCTGCGTTTCCAGAGCGCCGCCATTGGTGCACTGCAGGTGCGTACATCTTGTTAACTGGTCTTGCTTTTATAAGTTCCTTGtaacttgtttttttaaatgataatggATCATTAACAGACTGATTTTATGTGTGTTCTTGCAGGAGGCCAGTGAGGCATACCTGGTTGGTCTGTTTGAAGACACTAACCTGTGTGCCATCCATGCCAAGCGTGTCACCATCATGCCCAAAGACATCCAGCTGGCACGCCGCATCCGCGGAGAGCGTGCTTAAACGCTCCCCTTCTTTGTATCACCCTCTTTAtttctttctgtctctccacTTGTTCTCCTCCTGCTTTTCTTGGTAGAGTTTAGAGTATCAGTGATGGGGAGTAACTTTGTCTCAGTCTGCTAGTGCTGTCTAAATTACGCGTAGGGTACCTATATGTGCATGTAACAGGTGCtgctgatcacacacacacaaacacgcatgcacaaacacatacacacaaacatatatcCTCACACATTTACATTTGGAGCGAAAACGAGGTCCACCTATGCCCGGTTTAGGGCTACACATTCAAAATACGTGCAAAGAGAAGAAGTCTCACACTTACTCCACTGTCCAGAGAGAAAAACAGGGTGGTATCTGGGGTCAGTCTGCTTAAGGGGAGCGGAAACTTCCACAGCAGGGTGCTACTAAAACTGCCTCAGTCCACCTTACTGAAACCTGTCCATGCCAATCTCCTTCAAAACCCAAACCGGTTTGACCTGCCCCTTCCTGATCCATCCTGTCCTTACTTGCCCCTTAATAGTGGAAGTGAGTGTGGAGCCAGACTTCTTCTATCTGT from Pseudorasbora parva isolate DD20220531a chromosome 3, ASM2467924v1, whole genome shotgun sequence carries:
- the h3f3c gene encoding H3 histone, family 3C, which encodes MARTKQTARKSTGGKAPRKQLATKAARKSAPSTGGVKKPHRYRPGTVALREIRRYQKSTELLIRKLPFQRLVREIAQDFKTDLRFQSAAIGALQEASEAYLVGLFEDTNLCAIHAKRVTIMPKDIQLARRIRGERA